In Cataglyphis hispanica isolate Lineage 1 chromosome 10, ULB_Chis1_1.0, whole genome shotgun sequence, a genomic segment contains:
- the LOC126852269 gene encoding quinone oxidoreductase-like protein 2, translating to MTSLVGYRFFIKLCGSNFSSRIITARFGSVAVEENAKNIIPASQPGKIQAALLKDFSSPLVIENLEPPKNVQANEVLIDVHYCALNSSDALLSKNLYTFEPKLPTILGYEVVGKLIEVGVEAEKNGYKIGDKVIALNKERYGGLAEKCLAEVGDIWKVPSMINSIDAASILDSYITALVALERKVNIDENDMILVNVGISSIGLAAIDLATNVYRAKVIGVCATEDGADLARKKGAFASLKYKDKKLLKQIENIAAERDIKAIFENVDGEYFKKMLDCFTGVYKDATLKDLLRDDNFAVVVHHLSREGRIIIAGTATTVTNAYSEVQKGSFSITGFNLIEYRKRKPDVYRQAGDEVLQFLEEGLIGPSCSLIVGLHKINDALQFVSESKSLGKVVIDIRNKKADAVKVKK from the exons ATGACATCATTGGTAGGatacagattttttataaaattatgcggAAGTAATTTTTCATCGCGAATTATTACTGCAAGATTCGGCAGTGTTGCTGTCGAGGAAAATGCGAAGAATATCATACCGGCTTCGCAGCCGGGAAAAATTCAAGCTGCATTGTTGAAAGATTTTTCCAGCCCTCTTGTTATAGAGAATCTGGAACCACCAAAGAATGTACAGGCAAATGAa GTTCTCATTGATGTTCATTATTGCGCTTTAAACAGTTCTGATGCACTACTcagtaaaaatttgtatacattTGAACCAAAATTGCCAACAATTCTCGGTTATGAAGTTGTTGGAAAATTGATTGAAGTTGGTGTAGAAGCAGAGAAGAATGGTTACAAAATTGGTGATAAAGTCATTGCTCTTAATAAGGAAAGATATGGAGGTTTGGCTGAGAAATGTTTGGCAGAAGTTGgg GATATATGGAAAGTACCATCAATGATAAATTCTATAGATGCTGCAAGCATTTTAGACAGCTATATTACTGCTCTAGTTGCACTAGAAAGAAAAGTCAATATAGATGAGAATGACATGATCTTAGTAAATGTTGGTATAAGTAGTATTGGCCTGGCAGCAATAGATCTTGCAACAAATGTCTATAGAGCCAAG GTCATTGGAGTATGTGCAACTGAAGATGGAGCAGATCTGGCTCGGAAGAAAGGAGCATTTGCATCCCTTAAATACaaagataagaaattattaaagcaaatAGAGAACATCGCCGCCGAACGAGATATCAAAGCTATCTTTGAGAATGTAGATGGAGAATACTTCAAGAAAATGTTGGATTG cttTACCGGTGTCTACAAAGATGCAACACTAAAGGATTTGCTGCGCGATGACAATTTCGCTGTGGTGGTGCATCATTTGTCTCGCGAAG GGCGCATAATCATAGCTGGCACAGCGACAACCGTGACGAATGCTTATTCCGAGGTGCAAAAAGGTTCCTTCAGCATCACCGGTTTTAACCTCATAGaatacagaaaaagaaaacctgACGTATATCG tCAAGCAGGAGACGAGGTTTTACAATTCCTTGAAGAAGGACTTATTGGGCCATCTTGCTCATTGATTGTTGGCTTGCATAAAATCAATGATGCTTTGCAGTTTGTTTCCGAAAGTAAATCTTTGGGAAAA GTTGTAATCGACATCAGGAACAAGAAAGCTGATGCAGTAAaagttaagaaataa
- the LOC126852238 gene encoding nonsense-mediated mRNA decay factor SMG8 isoform X1 — protein sequence MRPHKFKLPCDVDSFPQIDQKVVIVSVFGKSQYRAKGCKMEMLSSILQLNHLDEPEIDKDSWCEIEGYYNPREKTVFLHLRGFLDTHTLLTDYDKFTEKQDCKDFLSIWAHMRDKYAKALLVLFHISHVIILTHPTHIFDYSYVNLFRAMDAVRQKISPQLSDVLNSIHNLPKDWIANVRPCSPRVLFYFETCPTAFQNPDSDGNIKKLEHFLEDQIYHILRKNRIVTNISSNSLFAIPANQEFVYVQTGNTDSRDMLGHMARKLMQSCKSSSGSTTSRSLASLDSNSIVMDNTESRLFKLFLQQHINLAFAKGFDDNVGRHSVPAYFEIPTLNIFCQVANKVFDYFIYGTDKELSTLHNLLDTDVKFSKSRCSKVLPRALQAYQENLPQHYTRAYHESKLAHAMAVFEMHARGPLFEEFSEKLQAECDKHWRAGRQMCEVLSLTGHPCTNPIHRGGSEGAGGGEQAEPREDDNDLPTREHCSGVRYVCACNCGRIQGSREDPFSLRQANYDYFQMLAKQCGCAQLESIQFPVFQPSTHNYRAAQLFSAAKHHDSFSRNGSFTPQEDTQACSLGADSLNGNITDGITDYGSGGQSSITSDPIGEDISRLSGKTSLTPSDSQKVIIEVTDSDAENSKDKSLVRQPSTTEYLPGMLHTESPSGLLPQFSSWSLICLGPSSLYSHNLGLQHQTGVFPTSAFLLPWDVTVRLEHQKERSNSLWPTVGFTGSDHGIHGSYCSRGGKNFQNINIVRGRKSKGGKEFVVKIFVGVEYECPRGHRFMASAPDKVLKTTGNGIVKDSGNKVTSSSADMPLYFACPCRQTKPLIAQLMRIHVVTPKAPVHVTLNPRVQPSPPPCPIFVTGCEEPIKLSQSAYWILRLPYVYMGEKGPYLPPKEPVSTSHGRLLAGMYGISEVMPEKK from the exons ATGCGACCGCACAAATTTAAACTCCCATGCGATGTGGACAG TTTTCCACAAATTGATCAGAAGGTAGTGATTGTCTCGGTATTTGGCAAGTCTCAATATCGAGCTAAAGGATGCAAGATGGAAATGCTCAGTTCCATACTCCAGTTAAATCACCTGGATGAACCAGAGATTGACAAAGATTCTTGG tgTGAAATTGAAGGATATTATAATCCTCGTGAGAAGACAGTTTTCTTGCACTTGAGAGGATTCTTGGATACTCATACGCTTTTAACTGACTATGACAAGTTTACAGAGAAGCAGGATTGCAAGGATTTTCTCAGTATATGGGCACATATGAGAGATAAATATGCAAAGGCGCTCCTAGTATTGTTTCATATATCTCACGTGATTATACTTACTCATCCGACGCATATCTTTGATTATAGTTATGTAAATCTTTTTCGTGCTATGGATGCAGTCAG GCAGAAGATCTCGCCACAACTTTCCGATGTGTTAAACTCTATTCATAATCTACCCAAAGATTGGATCGCAAACGTCAGACCCTGCTCGCCGCgggtattattttattttgaaacttgTCCTACAGCGTTCCAAAATCCAGATAGTGATGGTAATATCAAGAAGTTAGAACATTTTCTCGAAgatcaaatttatcatatattaaggaaaaatagaattgttacaaatatcag ttCAAACTCCTTGTTTGCAATACCAGCTAATCAGGAATTCGTGTATGTGCAAACCGGAAATACAGATTCAAGGGATATGCTGGGTCATATGGCGAGAAAATTGATGCAAAGCTGCAAAAGCAGTTCCGGTAGTACAACATCGAGAAGTCTTGCCAGTTTAGATTCAAATAGTATCGTAATGGATAATACTG aatctcgcttgtttaaactatttttgcaACAACACATAAACTTGGCTTTTGCGAAAGGGTTTGACGACAACGTTGGTCGACACTCTGTACCAGCTTATTTTGAA ATACCCAcgttgaatatattttgccaAGTAGCAAACAAGgtattcgattattttatttatggaacCGACAAAGAACTATCAAcacttcataatttattagatacCGATGTGAAATTTAGTAAAAGCCGATGCAGCAAAGTACTTCCGAGAGCTTTACAAGCGTATCAGGAGAACTTACCACAGCATTATACAag AGCGTATCACGAATCGAAACTAGCGCACGCAATGGCAGTTTTTGAGATGCACGCTCGCGGTCCGTTGTTCGAGGAGTTCAGTGAAAAGTTACAGGCCGAATGTGACAAACATTGGCGTGCTGGCAGACAAATGTGCGAAGTATTGTCACTCACTGGTCATCCTTGTACAAATCCCATTCACAGGGGAGGTAGCGAAGGTGCTGGAGGCGGAGAGCAAGCTGAACCTAGAGAGGACGATAA CGACCTACCTACCAGAGAACATTGCAGTGGAGTTAGATATGTGTGTGCTTGCAATTGTGGTCGAATTCAAGGCTCGAGAGAAGATCCTTTTAGTCTAAGACAGGCGAATTACGATTATTTCCAAATGTTAGCGAAACAATGCGGTTGCGCACAATTGGAGAGTATACAGTTCCCCGTGTTTCAACCCAGTACACATAATTACAg AGCAGCACAATTATTTTCAGCGGCAAAACATCACGATTCCTTCAGTCGCAACGGATCTTTTACGCCCCAAGAAGATACGCAAGCCTGTAGTTTAGGAGCCGATAGTTTGAATG GAAACATTACAGACGGAATTACAGATTATGGTAGTGGCGGTCAATCATCGATAACGAGTGATCCGATCGGGGAGGATATCTCCAGATTGAGCGGCAAAACAAGTCTCACGCCGAGTGATTCGCAGAAAGTTATTATAGAAGTCACTGACAGTGATGCGGAAAACTCTAAAG ATAAATCGTTGGTTAGACAACCATCAACAACAGAATACCTGCCTGGTATGTTACACACTGAATCGCCATCCGGCTTACTACCGCAATTCTCTAGCTGGTCCTTAATATGCTTGGGACCGAGTAGCCTTTATTCGCACAATTTAGGATTGCAGCATCAAACCGGGGTATTTCCTACTTCCGCGTTTCTACTCCCATGGGATGTGACCGTCAG ATTGGAGCATCAAAAGGAGCGTAGCAACTCCTTGTGGCCTACAGTGGGATTTACAGGATCTGATCACGGGATTCATGGAAGCTATTGTTCGCGAGGAGGCAAGAACTTTCAAAACATTAATATCGTTCGTGGTCGTAAATCCAAGGGCGGCAAAGAATTTGTGGTAAAGATATTCGTCGGCGTGGAATACGAGTGCCCACGCGGGCACAGATTCATGGCGTCCGCGCCCGATAAGGTACTAAAGACCACTGGAAATGGAATAGTGAAAGACAGTGGAAATAAAGTGACGTCCAGCTCAGCCGATATGCCACTCTACTTTGCGTGCCCTTGTAG gcAGACGAAACCACTGATCGCTCAATTAATGAGAATCCATGTGGTAACACCTAAAGCACCAGTACATGTCACATTGAATCCCCGGGTTCAACCTAGCCCACCACCTTGCCCGATATTCGTCACTGGATGCGAAGAACCGATCAAACTATCACAAAGCGCATACTGGATCTTAAGATTGCC ttaCGTATACATGGGTGAGAAAGGACCATATTTACCACCTAAGGAACCAGTGTCTACGTCTCACGGGCGTTTGTTAGCCGGGATGTACGGCATAAGCGAAGTTATGCCTGAGAAGAAATGA
- the LOC126852238 gene encoding nonsense-mediated mRNA decay factor SMG8 isoform X3: MRPHKFKLPCDVDSFPQIDQKVVIVSVFGKSQYRAKGCKMEMLSSILQLNHLDEPEIDKDSWCEIEGYYNPREKTVFLHLRGFLDTHTLLTDYDKFTEKQDCKDFLSIWAHMRDKYAKALLVLFHISHVIILTHPTHIFDYSYVNLFRAMDAVRQKISPQLSDVLNSIHNLPKDWIANVRPCSPRVLFYFETCPTAFQNPDSDGNIKKLEHFLEDQIYHILRKNRIVTNISSNSLFAIPANQEFVYVQTGNTDSRDMLGHMARKLMQSCKSSSGSTTSRSLASLDSNSIVMDNTESRLFKLFLQQHINLAFAKGFDDNVGRHSVPAYFEIPTLNIFCQVANKVFDYFIYGTDKELSTLHNLLDTDVKFSKSRCSKVLPRALQAYQENLPQHYTRAYHESKLAHAMAVFEMHARGPLFEEFSEKLQAECDKHWRAGRQMCEVLSLTGHPCTNPIHRGGSEGAGGGEQAEPREDDNDLPTREHCSGVRYVCACNCGRIQGSREDPFSLRQANYDYFQMLAKQCGCAQLESIQFPVFQPSTHNYRAAQLFSAAKHHDSFSRNGSFTPQEDTQACSLGADSLNDYGSGGQSSITSDPIGEDISRLSGKTSLTPSDSQKVIIEVTDSDAENSKDKSLVRQPSTTEYLPGMLHTESPSGLLPQFSSWSLICLGPSSLYSHNLGLQHQTGVFPTSAFLLPWDVTVRLEHQKERSNSLWPTVGFTGSDHGIHGSYCSRGGKNFQNINIVRGRKSKGGKEFVVKIFVGVEYECPRGHRFMASAPDKVLKTTGNGIVKDSGNKVTSSSADMPLYFACPCRQTKPLIAQLMRIHVVTPKAPVHVTLNPRVQPSPPPCPIFVTGCEEPIKLSQSAYWILRLPYVYMGEKGPYLPPKEPVSTSHGRLLAGMYGISEVMPEKK, from the exons ATGCGACCGCACAAATTTAAACTCCCATGCGATGTGGACAG TTTTCCACAAATTGATCAGAAGGTAGTGATTGTCTCGGTATTTGGCAAGTCTCAATATCGAGCTAAAGGATGCAAGATGGAAATGCTCAGTTCCATACTCCAGTTAAATCACCTGGATGAACCAGAGATTGACAAAGATTCTTGG tgTGAAATTGAAGGATATTATAATCCTCGTGAGAAGACAGTTTTCTTGCACTTGAGAGGATTCTTGGATACTCATACGCTTTTAACTGACTATGACAAGTTTACAGAGAAGCAGGATTGCAAGGATTTTCTCAGTATATGGGCACATATGAGAGATAAATATGCAAAGGCGCTCCTAGTATTGTTTCATATATCTCACGTGATTATACTTACTCATCCGACGCATATCTTTGATTATAGTTATGTAAATCTTTTTCGTGCTATGGATGCAGTCAG GCAGAAGATCTCGCCACAACTTTCCGATGTGTTAAACTCTATTCATAATCTACCCAAAGATTGGATCGCAAACGTCAGACCCTGCTCGCCGCgggtattattttattttgaaacttgTCCTACAGCGTTCCAAAATCCAGATAGTGATGGTAATATCAAGAAGTTAGAACATTTTCTCGAAgatcaaatttatcatatattaaggaaaaatagaattgttacaaatatcag ttCAAACTCCTTGTTTGCAATACCAGCTAATCAGGAATTCGTGTATGTGCAAACCGGAAATACAGATTCAAGGGATATGCTGGGTCATATGGCGAGAAAATTGATGCAAAGCTGCAAAAGCAGTTCCGGTAGTACAACATCGAGAAGTCTTGCCAGTTTAGATTCAAATAGTATCGTAATGGATAATACTG aatctcgcttgtttaaactatttttgcaACAACACATAAACTTGGCTTTTGCGAAAGGGTTTGACGACAACGTTGGTCGACACTCTGTACCAGCTTATTTTGAA ATACCCAcgttgaatatattttgccaAGTAGCAAACAAGgtattcgattattttatttatggaacCGACAAAGAACTATCAAcacttcataatttattagatacCGATGTGAAATTTAGTAAAAGCCGATGCAGCAAAGTACTTCCGAGAGCTTTACAAGCGTATCAGGAGAACTTACCACAGCATTATACAag AGCGTATCACGAATCGAAACTAGCGCACGCAATGGCAGTTTTTGAGATGCACGCTCGCGGTCCGTTGTTCGAGGAGTTCAGTGAAAAGTTACAGGCCGAATGTGACAAACATTGGCGTGCTGGCAGACAAATGTGCGAAGTATTGTCACTCACTGGTCATCCTTGTACAAATCCCATTCACAGGGGAGGTAGCGAAGGTGCTGGAGGCGGAGAGCAAGCTGAACCTAGAGAGGACGATAA CGACCTACCTACCAGAGAACATTGCAGTGGAGTTAGATATGTGTGTGCTTGCAATTGTGGTCGAATTCAAGGCTCGAGAGAAGATCCTTTTAGTCTAAGACAGGCGAATTACGATTATTTCCAAATGTTAGCGAAACAATGCGGTTGCGCACAATTGGAGAGTATACAGTTCCCCGTGTTTCAACCCAGTACACATAATTACAg AGCAGCACAATTATTTTCAGCGGCAAAACATCACGATTCCTTCAGTCGCAACGGATCTTTTACGCCCCAAGAAGATACGCAAGCCTGTAGTTTAGGAGCCGATAGTTTGAATG ATTATGGTAGTGGCGGTCAATCATCGATAACGAGTGATCCGATCGGGGAGGATATCTCCAGATTGAGCGGCAAAACAAGTCTCACGCCGAGTGATTCGCAGAAAGTTATTATAGAAGTCACTGACAGTGATGCGGAAAACTCTAAAG ATAAATCGTTGGTTAGACAACCATCAACAACAGAATACCTGCCTGGTATGTTACACACTGAATCGCCATCCGGCTTACTACCGCAATTCTCTAGCTGGTCCTTAATATGCTTGGGACCGAGTAGCCTTTATTCGCACAATTTAGGATTGCAGCATCAAACCGGGGTATTTCCTACTTCCGCGTTTCTACTCCCATGGGATGTGACCGTCAG ATTGGAGCATCAAAAGGAGCGTAGCAACTCCTTGTGGCCTACAGTGGGATTTACAGGATCTGATCACGGGATTCATGGAAGCTATTGTTCGCGAGGAGGCAAGAACTTTCAAAACATTAATATCGTTCGTGGTCGTAAATCCAAGGGCGGCAAAGAATTTGTGGTAAAGATATTCGTCGGCGTGGAATACGAGTGCCCACGCGGGCACAGATTCATGGCGTCCGCGCCCGATAAGGTACTAAAGACCACTGGAAATGGAATAGTGAAAGACAGTGGAAATAAAGTGACGTCCAGCTCAGCCGATATGCCACTCTACTTTGCGTGCCCTTGTAG gcAGACGAAACCACTGATCGCTCAATTAATGAGAATCCATGTGGTAACACCTAAAGCACCAGTACATGTCACATTGAATCCCCGGGTTCAACCTAGCCCACCACCTTGCCCGATATTCGTCACTGGATGCGAAGAACCGATCAAACTATCACAAAGCGCATACTGGATCTTAAGATTGCC ttaCGTATACATGGGTGAGAAAGGACCATATTTACCACCTAAGGAACCAGTGTCTACGTCTCACGGGCGTTTGTTAGCCGGGATGTACGGCATAAGCGAAGTTATGCCTGAGAAGAAATGA
- the LOC126852238 gene encoding nonsense-mediated mRNA decay factor SMG8 isoform X2 — protein MRPHKFKLPCDVDSFPQIDQKVVIVSVFGKSQYRAKGCKMEMLSSILQLNHLDEPEIDKDSWCEIEGYYNPREKTVFLHLRGFLDTHTLLTDYDKFTEKQDCKDFLSIWAHMRDKYAKALLVLFHISHVIILTHPTHIFDYSYVNLFRAMDAVRQKISPQLSDVLNSIHNLPKDWIANVRPCSPRVLFYFETCPTAFQNPDSDGNIKKLEHFLEDQIYHILRKNRIVTNISSNSLFAIPANQEFVYVQTGNTDSRDMLGHMARKLMQSCKSSSGSTTSRSLASLDSNSIVMDNTESRLFKLFLQQHINLAFAKGFDDNVGRHSVPAYFEIPTLNIFCQVANKVFDYFIYGTDKELSTLHNLLDTDVKFSKSRCSKVLPRALQAYQENLPQHYTRAYHESKLAHAMAVFEMHARGPLFEEFSEKLQAECDKHWRAGRQMCEVLSLTGHPCTNPIHRGGSEGAGGGEQAEPREDDNDLPTREHCSGVRYVCACNCGRIQGSREDPFSLRQANYDYFQMLAKQCGCAQLESIQFPVFQPSTHNYRAAQLFSAAKHHDSFSRNGSFTPQEDTQACSLGADSLNDGITDYGSGGQSSITSDPIGEDISRLSGKTSLTPSDSQKVIIEVTDSDAENSKDKSLVRQPSTTEYLPGMLHTESPSGLLPQFSSWSLICLGPSSLYSHNLGLQHQTGVFPTSAFLLPWDVTVRLEHQKERSNSLWPTVGFTGSDHGIHGSYCSRGGKNFQNINIVRGRKSKGGKEFVVKIFVGVEYECPRGHRFMASAPDKVLKTTGNGIVKDSGNKVTSSSADMPLYFACPCRQTKPLIAQLMRIHVVTPKAPVHVTLNPRVQPSPPPCPIFVTGCEEPIKLSQSAYWILRLPYVYMGEKGPYLPPKEPVSTSHGRLLAGMYGISEVMPEKK, from the exons ATGCGACCGCACAAATTTAAACTCCCATGCGATGTGGACAG TTTTCCACAAATTGATCAGAAGGTAGTGATTGTCTCGGTATTTGGCAAGTCTCAATATCGAGCTAAAGGATGCAAGATGGAAATGCTCAGTTCCATACTCCAGTTAAATCACCTGGATGAACCAGAGATTGACAAAGATTCTTGG tgTGAAATTGAAGGATATTATAATCCTCGTGAGAAGACAGTTTTCTTGCACTTGAGAGGATTCTTGGATACTCATACGCTTTTAACTGACTATGACAAGTTTACAGAGAAGCAGGATTGCAAGGATTTTCTCAGTATATGGGCACATATGAGAGATAAATATGCAAAGGCGCTCCTAGTATTGTTTCATATATCTCACGTGATTATACTTACTCATCCGACGCATATCTTTGATTATAGTTATGTAAATCTTTTTCGTGCTATGGATGCAGTCAG GCAGAAGATCTCGCCACAACTTTCCGATGTGTTAAACTCTATTCATAATCTACCCAAAGATTGGATCGCAAACGTCAGACCCTGCTCGCCGCgggtattattttattttgaaacttgTCCTACAGCGTTCCAAAATCCAGATAGTGATGGTAATATCAAGAAGTTAGAACATTTTCTCGAAgatcaaatttatcatatattaaggaaaaatagaattgttacaaatatcag ttCAAACTCCTTGTTTGCAATACCAGCTAATCAGGAATTCGTGTATGTGCAAACCGGAAATACAGATTCAAGGGATATGCTGGGTCATATGGCGAGAAAATTGATGCAAAGCTGCAAAAGCAGTTCCGGTAGTACAACATCGAGAAGTCTTGCCAGTTTAGATTCAAATAGTATCGTAATGGATAATACTG aatctcgcttgtttaaactatttttgcaACAACACATAAACTTGGCTTTTGCGAAAGGGTTTGACGACAACGTTGGTCGACACTCTGTACCAGCTTATTTTGAA ATACCCAcgttgaatatattttgccaAGTAGCAAACAAGgtattcgattattttatttatggaacCGACAAAGAACTATCAAcacttcataatttattagatacCGATGTGAAATTTAGTAAAAGCCGATGCAGCAAAGTACTTCCGAGAGCTTTACAAGCGTATCAGGAGAACTTACCACAGCATTATACAag AGCGTATCACGAATCGAAACTAGCGCACGCAATGGCAGTTTTTGAGATGCACGCTCGCGGTCCGTTGTTCGAGGAGTTCAGTGAAAAGTTACAGGCCGAATGTGACAAACATTGGCGTGCTGGCAGACAAATGTGCGAAGTATTGTCACTCACTGGTCATCCTTGTACAAATCCCATTCACAGGGGAGGTAGCGAAGGTGCTGGAGGCGGAGAGCAAGCTGAACCTAGAGAGGACGATAA CGACCTACCTACCAGAGAACATTGCAGTGGAGTTAGATATGTGTGTGCTTGCAATTGTGGTCGAATTCAAGGCTCGAGAGAAGATCCTTTTAGTCTAAGACAGGCGAATTACGATTATTTCCAAATGTTAGCGAAACAATGCGGTTGCGCACAATTGGAGAGTATACAGTTCCCCGTGTTTCAACCCAGTACACATAATTACAg AGCAGCACAATTATTTTCAGCGGCAAAACATCACGATTCCTTCAGTCGCAACGGATCTTTTACGCCCCAAGAAGATACGCAAGCCTGTAGTTTAGGAGCCGATAGTTTGAATG ACGGAATTACAGATTATGGTAGTGGCGGTCAATCATCGATAACGAGTGATCCGATCGGGGAGGATATCTCCAGATTGAGCGGCAAAACAAGTCTCACGCCGAGTGATTCGCAGAAAGTTATTATAGAAGTCACTGACAGTGATGCGGAAAACTCTAAAG ATAAATCGTTGGTTAGACAACCATCAACAACAGAATACCTGCCTGGTATGTTACACACTGAATCGCCATCCGGCTTACTACCGCAATTCTCTAGCTGGTCCTTAATATGCTTGGGACCGAGTAGCCTTTATTCGCACAATTTAGGATTGCAGCATCAAACCGGGGTATTTCCTACTTCCGCGTTTCTACTCCCATGGGATGTGACCGTCAG ATTGGAGCATCAAAAGGAGCGTAGCAACTCCTTGTGGCCTACAGTGGGATTTACAGGATCTGATCACGGGATTCATGGAAGCTATTGTTCGCGAGGAGGCAAGAACTTTCAAAACATTAATATCGTTCGTGGTCGTAAATCCAAGGGCGGCAAAGAATTTGTGGTAAAGATATTCGTCGGCGTGGAATACGAGTGCCCACGCGGGCACAGATTCATGGCGTCCGCGCCCGATAAGGTACTAAAGACCACTGGAAATGGAATAGTGAAAGACAGTGGAAATAAAGTGACGTCCAGCTCAGCCGATATGCCACTCTACTTTGCGTGCCCTTGTAG gcAGACGAAACCACTGATCGCTCAATTAATGAGAATCCATGTGGTAACACCTAAAGCACCAGTACATGTCACATTGAATCCCCGGGTTCAACCTAGCCCACCACCTTGCCCGATATTCGTCACTGGATGCGAAGAACCGATCAAACTATCACAAAGCGCATACTGGATCTTAAGATTGCC ttaCGTATACATGGGTGAGAAAGGACCATATTTACCACCTAAGGAACCAGTGTCTACGTCTCACGGGCGTTTGTTAGCCGGGATGTACGGCATAAGCGAAGTTATGCCTGAGAAGAAATGA